GCTTTTTCATTTCAGCATCATTTATACTTCTAGGATTTGATCCAGTGCAGGCATCTAATACGGCATTATGAGCTATAAAATCTTCACTATCTTTAAATTCTTTTTCATCTACTCCATAATCTTTTAAGCTTAAAGGAATATCCATACTCTTGTTCATATCTTTAATCATGTTGGTTAATGAATCTACTAATTCATCATCAGTATTTCCTGGAAGTTTAAGACCCCTAGCTATTTCAGCATATCTTGGTGCACAAGCTTTCTTGTTAAAATCTATAACATAAGGAAGATAGATTGCATTGGCACATCCATGAGGAATATGGAATACTGCACCTGTTTTATGTGCTAAACTGTGAGTTATTCCAAGGAGTGCATTTGAAAATGCCATTCCAGCTAAACATTGAGCTAAATGCATTTGATTTCTAGCTTCTTTATCTTGATTGTAAGATTTAACTAAATATTGATTTACCATGACTATAGCTTGAATAGCAAGCGGATCTGAGAAGACTGAATGAAGTCCTGCAACATATGCTTCAATAGCATGAGTAAGTGCATCCATTCCAGTATGTGCAGTTAATTTAGGTGGCATCGTTTGAGCTAATTCTGGATCAATTATAGCTATATCTGGTGTTAAATTGAAGTCAGCTAAAGGATATTTAATTTTAGCTTTATAGTCTGTTATTACAGAAAATGCCGTTACTTCTGTTGCAGTACCACTTGTAGAAGGTATAGCTATAAATGTTGCTTTTTGTCTTAATTTAGGAAGACCAAAAGGAACTACAGCTTCTTTAAAAGTAAATTCAGGGTATTCATAGAATATCCACATAGCTTTTGCTGCATCAATTGGTGAACCTCCACCTATTGATACTATTAAATCTGGCTCATATTCTCTCATTAGCTTAGCCCCATTCATAACAGTTTCTACAGATGGGTCTGGTTCAACGCCTTCTATCAATTTTGATTCAATACCTGCTTCTTTCAAGTAGTTTACTACTTTATCTAAGAATCCAAATCGTTTCATGGATCCTCCACCTACGACAATAACAGCTTTTTTCCCTTCTAGGTCTTTCAAGGTTTCTAATGAATTTTCTCCAAAATAAATATCTCTTGGTAAAGTAAATCTTGCCATTTTTATCCTCCTTATAAGTACATAAAGTATTTTTTAAAAATATTGTTAAGATATTATCTAACTGATTGTAATATACTTATCCAGGTTATAAAAATCAGTTTTATCAGTATATTGTAATATTTTAGAACGGATACCTTTGTAAATCTTAAACTATTGATAAGTATATTTTATTATGTGGAGTAGAAAATAAAAATATACCGTATTATAAAGTAAAACGGTATATCTTTAGATTAGTATTTTTTTATATAATAGCTGGAAAAGATGAGACTCAATATAACTTTTAAAAGCACAATGGCTGAAAGTGTAATACAAATTGTCCTAAATCCTAAAAGTCCGGTTACAATAATAATTGCAGATTCAAGGTAAATCATTATAGTGTAAACAAAAGATTTTGTTTTTGTTTTTATGAATTGTGTACGTTCCTCTGTTTGTGCCATTTCAATTTTTGCTGCTTTTTTAGGATCTTTTAACAATTTTGTAATGGTAATAATTCCAATAATTCCTGTAATCGTAAAAGCAATACCAATTCCTGAAAGCATATCTTTACTATGATTGTCTATAAAATTTCCAAATAAAAAAAATAGTAGTGCAATGATACCGAAAATAGTTTGAAATATAAAGTATATAAGATTTCTTTTAGCATAATTCATAAAACTATTCCTCCTCTTCAAAAATAAATACTTGTTCAATTGTCATGTTAAATATCTTTGCTATATTATAGGCAAGAAAAATGGATGGATTATATTTACCATTTTCCAGTGATATTATTGTCTGTCTTGTTACATTGCAGAAATCTGCTAATTCTTCTTGTGTGATTTTTCTTTCTTTCCGAAGTTCTCTGATTTTATTTTTCATATTTTGAGGATTCACCTCCTAAATGTATAGCACACTTTACAATTATAGTATAGTATACTTTACATTTAGTGTCAAGCTAACTTTACAATTATATATGTTTATGAAGTTTAATTTTTGTTTAAAAACCTACTTAGGGCTATTAAGCTAATTTTTTATTAAATATATTTGAAATGTCAGTAAATTTAGATTTCCTTGAGTATATTGCTGTTTTTACTTTACTATATAATACATATAAGTGACTTTGTGTTAAATTTAGAATGAAGATAGATAAAATTTTATACAAATTGAACAAAATCTTGAATAAAGTATATAAAAATGCAATATTATGATATATAATAATATTAAATTTTCAAAAGGAGAATGTAATATGATTTCTATAAATGGAGTAAAATATATAAAAGATATGTGCCAAACGCAAGCAGACATGATACCAGGAGGTGTTATATATTTAACCACCGACGGAGCTACTTACACTTGGAGAAAAGCGTCTAAGGAATTTGATTTAAATGTATTTCAAGTCGGTGAAAAGTTGAATTCAAATAGTGTAACTGGTAAAGCTATGAGAGAAAATAAAATGCTTATAGAAAATGTTCCTCGTTCTTTATATGGAATCAGATTGAAGATTGTGTCGGAACCAATAGTCAATGATGAAGGACAAACTGTAGGAGTGTTTTCCAGTGCATTTCCAGTAATGCATCCATTAATGAAGGCATTTAATGATTTTGCACCAATATTATCTGAAATGTTTTCTGATGGAGCTGTAATTTTTACTACAGATTTAAATAAATTTATTAGCATACAAGAGTCGAAAGATTTTAAGCTGTCTCAATTAAAGGTTGGAGATAATTTTAAGAAAGATACTACAGCTGCTGAAGCTGTGAAAACTAAAAAACCAGTGTCTGTAGAGCATGATGCTTCAATGTATGGTGTACCAGTTTTATCAGTTTGCTATCCTTTATTTAGTGATGATACAGGTGAATTAATTGGAACTTTTGGCCTTATGATTCCTAAAGTTGAAGCAAATAATTTGAAAGAAATGTCCAAGAGCTTAGAAGATAATCTTGCTCAAATAACTTCTACTATTGAAGAATTAACAGCATCGGCATCTACTATACATGAAAATGAGCAGAATCTTAATAATAGTATTAATGAAATAACAGATTTATCACAAGAAATAAATGGTGTAGCTTCACTTATAAAAGGCATAGCAGATCAAACTAAGATGCTTGGATTAAATGCCTCAATTGAGGCAGCTAGGGCAGGAGATGCTGGAAAAGGTTTTGGAGTAGTTGCTCAGGAAATTAGAAAATTATCAGAACAGTCAAGAAGTACAGTACCTAAAATTGCAAAGTTAACCGATAATATTAAGGAAAAGGTTGAGTCTTCTAGCAAGATGAGTCAATATTCATTAACTTCAAGTCAAGAGCAGGCAGCGGCTGCACAGGAAATCACAGCTAGTATAGAAGAAGTTACTTCTATGTCAGAAAAATTAAATGAAATTTCACTTAAACTATAATAGTTCATATTTGAAAAAATATTTGTATGCTTACAAAAAAATAAACTTATACGTAGAAGTATTTTACAATAAGCAAGTATATTTAACTGTATTTGTGGTTGTAAAATATTTTCAGCATAAGTTTATTTTTGTTCAGAAATCTACTTAAAGCTATTAAACTAATTTTTTATTAAATATATTTGAAAGACCTGTGTTTTTAATTCTATTTTGTATTTCTTTTCTGTCTATGGAATATAGACCTTTTTCTTTCATTCTGTTAAAAAATTCTGCACCAGCAAAAGTATATCTATTTTTTCTTCCTTCCTTAGTGTGTATTTTGGAAGTTGCATAGCTTATGATATCTCCAATAGCTGTATTGGTTGGAAGTGTTAGAGTAGGAATATTGAGTGCACATCTTACTGCATTATGACCGGCAAGGGATCCTGTACATATGGCTTCTGCTCGTTGTACCAAAATGCAAGTGGTCATACATCTTTAGAAAAGTCATTTTTTTTTACTGCCCCAGAACTTTATATCAAGGTTTCCAGTATCTCCATCCCATAAAACTCTATCCAGCATAACATTAAATATAAGCTTTTTTTCTTCGTCGTCTAACTCATCTATTATTTGCATTTTGTCTAAACATTTAAATATCATTTCTAAGTTTAGATCTGCTTGTGAAATTAGATTAGTAGAGGTTTCAATGTCGGTTAATGTTTTTTGACAGGTTTCTATTTCCTTATTGATACTTTCAATTTGGGGGATAATATATTTAGCAGCAACAGGACTAAGTGACATTTGATTTACTAGATTTTCAATTTGCTTTTTCTTACTAGTTATATCTTTCTTTATGTTATCAATATTTTTAAATTCGTAGGACTTGCTATTAACCAGTTCTTGTTTATACTCTTCTATTTGTTTTCTAAGCAGCCCTTTATTAAGGGAATATTCCTTTAATTTTTCCTTTAAAATTTTCTCTACTTGGTCAGTTCTTACATTGCCATTATTGCATCTAGTGCCTCCACTAGAGTCTTTTAATGTGCATTTATAATAAAATACCTTACCTGATTTATTTTTACCATGTATAACTTTCATGTTGCTGCCGCATTTTGCACATTTAAGAATTCCTGTAAGTAGGGCATTATTGGTTTTCCCAAGTCTAGGAGCCTTTTCTTTGTTTTCCTGAAGTAGTTTTTGAACTACCAGCCAATCTTTAGAGCTTATTATACCTTCATGTCTGGCAATAGCTGCAACCCATTCTCCAATGTCTCTATATGTAGTCCTACCACGTTTTTTATTATAGGTTAGAATACCATGTTTACTATCAGGGCTTCCAACTACAGTCATTCCTAGATCATTCAAATAAGCAATAACATTCTTGTTAGCTTTAACGTAAACAGGATTTACAAGTATGTCTTGAACGCCACTTTTATTCCAAATATCTTTACCAGTTTTAGTCTTAATAGAGTTTTGATTTAGATATTTAGTGACTTGACTTAGAGATTTTAATTCTAA
The genomic region above belongs to Clostridium sp. AWRP and contains:
- a CDS encoding iron-containing alcohol dehydrogenase → MARFTLPRDIYFGENSLETLKDLEGKKAVIVVGGGSMKRFGFLDKVVNYLKEAGIESKLIEGVEPDPSVETVMNGAKLMREYEPDLIVSIGGGSPIDAAKAMWIFYEYPEFTFKEAVVPFGLPKLRQKATFIAIPSTSGTATEVTAFSVITDYKAKIKYPLADFNLTPDIAIIDPELAQTMPPKLTAHTGMDALTHAIEAYVAGLHSVFSDPLAIQAIVMVNQYLVKSYNQDKEARNQMHLAQCLAGMAFSNALLGITHSLAHKTGAVFHIPHGCANAIYLPYVIDFNKKACAPRYAEIARGLKLPGNTDDELVDSLTNMIKDMNKSMDIPLSLKDYGVDEKEFKDSEDFIAHNAVLDACTGSNPRSINDAEMKKLLEYIYYGKKVDF
- a CDS encoding helix-turn-helix transcriptional regulator, with translation MKNKIRELRKERKITQEELADFCNVTRQTIISLENGKYNPSIFLAYNIAKIFNMTIEQVFIFEEEE
- a CDS encoding methyl-accepting chemotaxis protein, translating into MISINGVKYIKDMCQTQADMIPGGVIYLTTDGATYTWRKASKEFDLNVFQVGEKLNSNSVTGKAMRENKMLIENVPRSLYGIRLKIVSEPIVNDEGQTVGVFSSAFPVMHPLMKAFNDFAPILSEMFSDGAVIFTTDLNKFISIQESKDFKLSQLKVGDNFKKDTTAAEAVKTKKPVSVEHDASMYGVPVLSVCYPLFSDDTGELIGTFGLMIPKVEANNLKEMSKSLEDNLAQITSTIEELTASASTIHENEQNLNNSINEITDLSQEINGVASLIKGIADQTKMLGLNASIEAARAGDAGKGFGVVAQEIRKLSEQSRSTVPKIAKLTDNIKEKVESSSKMSQYSLTSSQEQAAAAQEITASIEEVTSMSEKLNEISLKL
- a CDS encoding recombinase family protein, with translation MKIAIYSRKSKFTGKGDSIENQVQMCREYCNRLYDEAIEFIIYEDEGFSGGNTNRPKFQELIKDASSKKFDVLICYRLDRISRNVADFSATLELLQKHDIAFVSIKEQFDTSTPMGKAMVYIASVFAQLERETIAERVRDNMLELAKSGRWLGGQTPLGFKSEEMVYLDQDFKERKMYKLTPVSDEMETIKLIYDKYLELKSLSQVTKYLNQNSIKTKTGKDIWNKSGVQDILVNPVYVKANKNVIAYLNDLGMTVVGSPDSKHGILTYNKKRGRTTYRDIGEWVAAIARHEGIISSKDWLVVQKLLQENKEKAPRLGKTNNALLTGILKCAKCGSNMKVIHGKNKSGKVFYYKCTLKDSSGGTRCNNGNVRTDQVEKILKEKLKEYSLNKGLLRKQIEEYKQELVNSKSYEFKNIDNIKKDITSKKKQIENLVNQMSLSPVAAKYIIPQIESINKEIETCQKTLTDIETSTNLISQADLNLEMIFKCLDKMQIIDELDDEEKKLIFNVMLDRVLWDGDTGNLDIKFWGSKKK